Within Trifolium pratense cultivar HEN17-A07 unplaced genomic scaffold, ARS_RC_1.1 scaffold_82, whole genome shotgun sequence, the genomic segment cttgattttatttattagtaagatttaataagaaaaaattgtgtatttaatGAGTATGTCAATGTTTCTAAATTACtagtacttttttttaaggaaaaaaacactcttttttgtacaaaaaaaaaaaaaactgtttttactAGTGTACTATAGTCTATAGAAGtgtgtataattttttatttttcatcttaCAAACACTTACAAACACTTAGTAGTAGGAGTATTAATTAAGGATATATGTGAACAATAAtaataagggtcatgttaaacagGGTCCTTGGGTAAAcataccaaaaaaggaaatcaaAGACAATTAATGTTGGgaatacaacttttttttaaatatttttaaggtaTGAAATACACCATGTTTCAAAGAGAAAAATAAGTATGAAATACACCTAGTGCCACATGCTCGGGGCACTGTCTGTATCCAATAAGAATAATCTAATGATTCTAATCTTCCATGTAATATGAAAAAAGTGGGGTGACATGGCAGAATACAAGGTTGTTTTCGATTGGCACACTGTCGGTGTATATGCttttttctcaaataaaaataaatgtatctaGTAATTTGAGTGGCACTGTATTTTGTAACAATGTTGGTATGAGTTTGTGTtgagtggtttttttttttggttattgaGTGGTCTTTTCTATTTGTTACACTTGATAAGTTTGTTGGTTAGTTACTTAATTTTCATTTCTGCTGGTATCATTTCTGGTTACTTGTATTTTATAACATTGTACAATGTTTGTTTAGTTCATATTTTCTCTAAAGATTTAGTCTTTATAAATACATGAGTTTGTCTTCTCTGAGTCTAGTTTTGTGCTaaaaagataactttttttctttcttttcttttctactGGTTCTTGTATGGTGCTCAACATGACGCGTGTGGTTGCTTCTTTTTGGATTTCACGAGGCATGTTTTTATTAATCTTGGCCATGATAAgtgtttctttgtttttggtgtttatatggtgatggtgatgataATTGATGGCATTGGTTATTATATACGTTTCAGGTGTGTCCTGCTTGTGGGCAAAAGGTGGGAATGGATCTTGTTGGACATATTACCACGCAACATTCgaagttttttaaaatatcctTTTTTGAAAGTTGGtttctttgttcttgttttAATATATCTTTTAGTTTGATTCTTGCTCATTTCGATTGCTGTACCATGTTTTGGGGAAAAAGTTAAATGCcaattttaaaacaattgaTACACAAGTTTGTTGTAAACTTGAATTTTCAATGTTACGAATTTTATTGCATTcccaaaaaacaaatttaatgtgAAGTGTTGAAGTTTCATGCCGAAAAATGTATCTTCTTGTACTGCCTCTGCTGttctataaatttaatttaaatatttaaatttaacaaGTCTTGTGTCTGGTGAATACAACTTTATTTGGATTGCTTTGAGTTTCCATAACCAGAAATTTACGTGCAGCGTAAAAAGAGGGTGAGGAAAGGAGTATCTAACTCAACATTATTTAGAAAAGAGTTGAGGGAAGGAGCATTGCATTCTCTTCTCGGAGGTTCTTCGTCCACAGCTTACTCTAATTCCGAACCTGATACTTTGTTGTCATCATTTATTTTTAACCCAGTTATAGGTGATGAAGCTGTGAGTGAACAATCTAGTTCTTCCATTGAAGCTGCCATAGTAAAAGAAAGCTCGAAAGATGATTTCGTGGAAAGGTACGAATGTGGATACTATTGATGGATTAAGATTTCCTTTGTTTTAGAAATGGATGCTGAGTTGTAGGTTTTTTATAGGGTATAACAACTTCACGCTATCTTGTTATATCATAATATTatagtttaaactttaaagcCTATTGAACATTTTGGCAACACGGTGAAACATGATAAAATGTTATTTACATCATCGGTATATAGATACCAAACTCTTCTATGTAAAAGCATGGTACTGGATGCATGTGTAGGCTATTTACTCTGGATATATGTGATGAAACTTGTGGACACTTTGTTTCAAATAAGCAAATGATGAAACATTGTGTAATTAGTAGTAATGACTTGTTTCCTATCACACAGCTTcaaagttgtttcttttaattTCATCTGAAGTTTAGTTCAAAACATCTAGTCTGACAATAGGGTATGTTTACAGAAAACCTCAACAGATACAGCTGTCAGATGAGGACCGAGTAGAGAAGGCTCGGAGGTTTGATTTCGTGCAAGGGCTGCTGATGTCGACCATTCTTGATGATAACTTATAACTGCAATTGTAGCTGGTATATCGTAATAGGAGAAGGAGCTGATCGCGAGGGGGAGTTCGTTCGAGTGTTACAAAGTGGCATTAGCTAGATCggattaaattaaatatgtaatgaatgtatCTATAGTTATGTTCATAGAATGCAAAGATGAAGAAACCTTTTTCTAGTAAATATGTATGTAATGAACGTATCTATTGTTAGGTCCATCATTATATGCATTGTATTCCAAACATGGACCCTTTATTCAAGCTGCTACACTAGACTTGCATAATTGACTAACATAAATAAGACAACTCAATATAATAATTGATGACTTATTCTCATCCCTGAAACAATGGTTGTGCCTGGTTTTTTCcctataaaaatttcaattagtAGTACTTGAGAATCCAGAATTTTAACACATTAGTTCTTTCATATGCTATCCACTAAAGATTGTTAATATACTAATGTGTATTTTGGCAATTTATATAAAAGATTAgcctattgtcaaaaaaaagaaaaaaaaaaaaagattagccTATAAGCATAAATCAGTTTCTTTCTTCAAAATGAGAAATGATTATCTCATTTTGTTACATTCCTTAAATACttctttattccattttttttttttactttataaacCCCTTCTCTTATTTTTCCATGGCCAAGATTATACTGAACCTACGGGATGAGTAGTTCAATTGATTTGAGCTAAGGGTGATAGGAGTAAAGATCTAGAGTTTAATTTCCAATGAAggtttaaaaaatactaaaactaataattaattactaaCTTCGACcggttcaaaaaaaaagagaaaaaagaagagattaTCCTGAACCCTAAACTTTCAATTATCTCAAGTCTTTTATTGCTTGAGCCATTCTAAGTATATCTGAAAAGATTATTACAAAATTCCTAAGCCTGCAAGCCAATATGACTTCATCTTCAAGCTATACGTATATAGTGTTATTATCCGCCCGTGGTATTATCCGCCCCTGTCAAATAAAATAGAGGGAGAGAAGGAAAAGGAGCAAAAGACCattcatttgcaatatttttatattctaaaCGCAGATTTCAACTATATGTTACTTTCCATTCTAATAAAAATCGAAAACCAGTTACAATGTACTTTTGGTCGcataatagaaagaaagaaaaaagatgtccaaataataatttaatatccCATTAATTTAGCCTATCAAGAATAAACCAGCAGTACTGGAATTCTGTAGGATAAATACATCTCACAATAAGGATGTGATTGAGAATTATAATGTTACTCATCCTCTATACAAACCTAGGCACAAAAAACCATCTAAAATATACATTTCAGCAGAGACAACCTTTTCTACATAAAAGCAGAAACTGTCGGTTAAAGGCCTTGCATCATCCGAAAACTGAAGAACAGATcctttaaatatgattttatgaGAGCACTTTAAAGTGTTCcttgcaacaaaaaaaacaacagTATACCAGGTGCCAGTGGCGACTTCATAAGCTGAGACTTGACTACTTCAGTTTATTAGAGAAAACTCAGACTCACCTACAATATGTATAGTGAGAATTAAAGAATTTGTAATCAGGATGGTTAACTTGCAATTGCCTAATCCAGTTGTCAGCAGCTCGCCATAGAGAATTGGATTTCTGACCTTCAGAATCCCCTTCAGGTTCCCAGACAGAAATTTTGAACTTGTTAAAGGCAAGGCCAAATATTGGTAGTGATAGCTTGGACCATATATCCTTATCTTTTGAACAATTTACGGTAGTTGGACCTGATTTAAAGAATACAGTTATAATTGAAATCCTTACGTATATTCTCGGTTATGATAGAAACTAAAAAAAGGACAGCAAGACATACTTTTTAAAGGTGTTGACAGGGAATGGAAGGTGAGGAAGCACGCGCTCAGGTCCTGTAGTGTGGGACCGACAGGTATTCTATATATTGGATACCTGCATGATATACAAGGAACAAATCATGTTAAACtagttattaatattattactgTATTCCAGTGCTGTAAACTAGGGAAAACAGTGGTGCATATCGTAGCGGAATTTTAACAGACCTCTGTTGTTCCGCAATATGCGATTTAATACAAAGTTTTGCCAAATAGTGGTATAGTAGTGCTATAGCACTGTAGGATagcgaaatttgaacaaattgttaTTTTACGCAATCACGATTGGCAACACTGTCATGTGCACTATCCAACACTAACAACATCCTAATTAAAAGTATATGATAAACATACCAAGCCAATGAAACCCAACTTGAAGGTGAAAGATCACAGCTCCGGTATGTCTTCAAATCAGGAAATTGTTCAGCAAGATCGTGAATCtgaggcaaaaaaaaaaaaaagaatcttcGTCAAGATTAGAAAGCAACATAATCTCGAAGTGGAACTGAACCAAAGGATAATGGTCTTGCCTTATCTGCTAATGGTTCGCGATTATAAGGTGTTTCGCGCTCAAAGTATTCATATACAAGCTGACCAATTGCACTGCAGCTTCCGTTCTCATCACTTGATGAACCTGCTAAGGGTTTACTTCCAAGTGACATTCTTTCCAGACCAAGATTGCTTGCATCTGAAAAGTTAGGCTGCTTTGAACTGCCATTAATTACACTCTTAGCACCTCTATCATGACGATAGCCACTGCTGCTATCACTGCTTGTGTCTCTAGCTGATTCAGAATCACTTTCCTTACTGGGTTTCCTGTAACATGATGGAAAAGTGAATGAATCTATTGCATAGATGCACTAAAAAATGGTTTGCCAAGTCTTGTAACTCAGCTAAAGCGGAGAACTAGTGTACAGAAAAGGCTAGGATATGACGTCTATCACTTAAAACAAAGGATATAAACAGATGATATGAAAATGATAAATGTAAAACACTGCCTATTATAAACTACTATCAGCTATATGATTTGGTTTTCATTATGAAGTTATAGGTTAAATACTTATCCTATTGAGTACAGTTTAGAAATTGCAAGCAATATCAAGGATATGAGCAATACGACAAAATAGTTTCGGTCCCTGGCTTGGgcatgcagcagtgttaaaactcttagggagagtttgccacCCAATTGGGTCCCACAAGGctcgagggattagtctctgcagttgcgcgcagaGGATACCCGGTTTATGccaaaaaaatagtttcagagcaACATCTGGAGGCTGGTGACAATCATACTAACAATAAGTGTGATCTATGAGTTATATCAACAATCTGTAGTTCTGTACACATTAGAGATGATTTGTTGAATTTAAGTTGCATGCATTGCTAGTGTGAAAATGTTTCGCATTCATCCAAAATGTTGCAGTCCATCATTAGAACTAGATTTACAATGATAGCACATCACAATTCTAATTAGTGTACAGGCCACAAAATCTTGCAGGTTAGAAGATTAATACTCTAAGTATGTGTACAGCTGAGGGTGGCGCAGACTTAGTAACAGATAGCATCAAAAGCAATGGTATGCACTAATCAACATGACATGGGCATGCTACGATCTTTAGTCTAGTGATACTGATAGTCTAGCAAGTTCAAATCAAAGGATGCTCTCTAGTCTGCATCATATTACTAACCAGAATATCAAAGTAACGACCTATAAGATCTTATTTCTGAGCTATGTAGTACCAACACCTTCAGATTGAATACGTGTTTGGCATTTGACACTGACACGACAACGCCCCAACAAAGGGGTTACACTAAAttactttcattttctcaaattatgcCGGTGTTTGTGTCAC encodes:
- the LOC123901873 gene encoding protein DEHYDRATION-INDUCED 19 homolog 4-like yields the protein MDSDSWISSRLSNSSRRYYSRSDLFLGGNDDSEPGGDDLRAEYLCPFCAEDYDVVSLCCHIDEEHPLQANTGVCPACGQKVGMDLVGHITTQHSKFFKVQRKKRVRKGVSNSTLFRKELREGALHSLLGGSSSTAYSNSEPDTLLSSFIFNPVIGDEAVSEQSSSSIEAAIVKESSKDDFVERKPQQIQLSDEDRVEKARRFDFVQGLLMSTILDDNL
- the LOC123901878 gene encoding uncharacterized protein LOC123901878, yielding MSVSGGAVIVGRRNTRHHVDNRFYCPPALRKQRQQQQEQQEQESTLIENNMPCSSSDNSVSSSSIDTTCDASNLCRFLEHTTPHVPAQYFPMKSKRRWRPMETELQPYFVLGDLWESFKEWSAYGAGVPLVLSGNESVTQYYNVSLSAIQLYIDPSKPSPQLRKPSKESDSESARDTSSDSSSGYRHDRGAKSVINGSSKQPNFSDASNLGLERMSLGSKPLAGSSSDENGSCSAIGQLVYEYFERETPYNREPLADKIHDLAEQFPDLKTYRSCDLSPSSWVSLAWYPIYRIPVGPTLQDLSACFLTFHSLSTPLKSPTTVNCSKDKDIWSKLSLPIFGLAFNKFKISVWEPEGDSEGQKSNSLWRAADNWIRQLQVNHPDYKFFNSHYTYCR